One genomic window of Actinoalloteichus hoggarensis includes the following:
- a CDS encoding DUF2505 domain-containing protein, translating into MARPIQFSVRTDDLKPAKLYRLLVDEEYLTGRLRRLGGPNAALVSRQADDTGATVRLRHGISADDLPKAVRSLAPNGIVIDRTETWTRVDDQRYEGVVIAEVEGARVRIDGRMLVEENGIGAQMLGTGTVTARIPLMGGMVEGLVAEEVGKLLNAESRFTLDVIAGRPTD; encoded by the coding sequence ATGGCCCGCCCCATCCAGTTCAGCGTCCGCACCGATGACCTCAAGCCCGCGAAGCTCTACCGGCTCCTCGTCGACGAGGAGTATCTGACGGGCAGGCTGCGGCGACTGGGCGGACCGAACGCCGCGTTGGTGAGCAGGCAGGCCGACGACACGGGCGCGACGGTGCGGCTGCGCCACGGAATCTCCGCCGACGACCTGCCCAAGGCGGTGCGCTCGCTGGCGCCGAACGGAATCGTGATCGATCGCACCGAGACGTGGACCCGCGTCGACGACCAGCGGTACGAGGGCGTCGTGATCGCCGAGGTGGAGGGCGCCCGTGTCCGGATCGACGGCCGGATGCTCGTCGAGGAGAACGGCATCGGGGCGCAGATGCTCGGCACCGGCACCGTCACGGCTCGCATCCCGCTGATGGGCGGCATGGTGGAGGGTCTGGTGGCCGAGGAGGTCGGCAAGCTGCTGAACGCCGAATCGCGCTTCACGCTCGACGTGATCGCCGGCAGGCCGACGGACTGA
- a CDS encoding TetR/AcrR family transcriptional regulator — MTDHDTPSSTGAARPLRADARRNRERLILAARELFAEQGVHAPLDAVATRAGVGPGTLYRHFPTRQALVEEVFRDRIESLSALAGELLDAPSPGTALRTWLSRVLADAGVVESMAATAPITFRDDESGRELSCHELLRRSGAALLARAQEAGEIRPDLTVAELIRLVAGVLAAAGFHDPDRVGPDDTGIDRMLTLMLEGIGPRTSPG; from the coding sequence ATGACCGACCACGACACCCCGTCGAGCACCGGGGCGGCGCGACCCCTGCGCGCCGATGCCCGACGCAACAGGGAACGCCTGATCCTGGCGGCCCGCGAGCTCTTCGCCGAACAGGGCGTGCACGCCCCGCTCGACGCGGTCGCCACGCGCGCGGGCGTCGGCCCGGGGACCCTCTACCGGCACTTCCCCACCCGCCAGGCGTTGGTGGAGGAGGTGTTCCGCGACCGGATCGAGAGCCTGTCGGCACTGGCAGGCGAGCTGCTCGACGCGCCGTCCCCCGGAACGGCGTTGCGCACCTGGCTGAGCCGGGTACTCGCCGACGCGGGCGTCGTCGAGAGCATGGCCGCCACGGCGCCGATCACCTTCCGGGACGACGAGTCCGGCCGGGAGCTGTCCTGTCACGAGCTGCTGCGCCGGAGCGGCGCGGCCCTGCTCGCCAGGGCGCAGGAGGCGGGCGAGATCAGGCCGGATCTCACTGTGGCCGAGTTGATCCGGCTCGTCGCCGGCGTCCTTGCCGCCGCCGGGTTCCACGACCCCGACCGCGTCGGGCCGGACGACACCGGGATCGACCGGATGCTGACCCTCATGCTGGAAGGCATCGGGCCGAGGACGTCACCCGGCTGA
- a CDS encoding TIGR03620 family F420-dependent LLM class oxidoreductase yields MTEHDVRRLPELGRVGVWTNGTAWQSPARNAELAVEVEELGYGAVWLSEGVTRDPFLDADTMLRATSRLTLATGIAVLALRQPWAVNTLTARLADAHPDRFLLGLGTSNPALVQDLLGLPFDRPLATMRDYLTGLDQARATTVAMGLEPAAPRQPRVLAALGPKMLALAGSHAEGAHSYLVPPEHTELARRTLGPGPLVVPEQAVVLSTDPEVVRRRARAHVASYLARPAYPANWIRLGFTEDDLVDGGSDRLVDAVVVGGDAETIRARVRAHLDAGADHVCIQALGDDPTAIDVDQWRALAPALLS; encoded by the coding sequence ATGACCGAACACGACGTGCGCCGCCTGCCCGAGCTGGGCCGCGTCGGCGTCTGGACCAACGGCACGGCCTGGCAGTCGCCCGCCCGCAACGCCGAACTCGCCGTGGAGGTCGAAGAGCTGGGTTACGGCGCGGTCTGGTTGAGCGAGGGCGTGACCCGCGACCCCTTCCTCGACGCCGACACCATGCTCCGCGCCACGAGCCGGCTGACCCTCGCGACGGGGATCGCGGTCCTCGCGCTGCGGCAGCCATGGGCGGTCAACACGCTCACCGCCCGCCTCGCCGACGCCCATCCGGACCGCTTCCTGCTCGGCCTCGGCACCAGCAACCCCGCCTTGGTCCAAGACCTCCTCGGCCTGCCCTTCGACAGGCCGCTGGCCACGATGCGCGACTACCTCACCGGGCTCGACCAGGCCCGCGCCACCACCGTGGCCATGGGGCTCGAGCCCGCCGCACCTCGGCAGCCCCGAGTGCTCGCGGCCCTCGGACCGAAGATGCTGGCCTTGGCGGGCAGCCACGCCGAGGGCGCCCACTCCTACCTGGTGCCGCCCGAGCACACCGAGCTGGCACGGCGGACACTCGGCCCCGGCCCGCTGGTCGTGCCGGAACAGGCGGTGGTGCTCAGCACCGATCCCGAGGTGGTGCGGCGGCGGGCACGGGCCCACGTGGCGAGCTACCTGGCGCGGCCCGCCTACCCGGCCAACTGGATCAGGCTCGGCTTCACCGAAGACGACCTCGTGGACGGCGGCAGCGATCGACTGGTGGACGCCGTGGTCGTGGGCGGCGACGCGGAGACGATCCGCGCCCGCGTGCGGGCCCACCTGGACGCGGGCGCCGACCACGTCTGCATCCAGGCGCTGGGAGACGATCCGACGGCGATCGACGTCGACCAGTGGCGAGCGCTGGCTCCCGCGCTGCTCTCCTGA
- a CDS encoding SAM-dependent methyltransferase — protein sequence MAKRAPRLAAGRARTLGLPTRGTTNPNRLRRVDRWMTGATVVTRTLRAAEDPLVVDLGYGSSPVTTLEMARRLRVVRPDVRVLGLEIDQERVAAAMPTAAPPALEFARGGFELAGRRPVLVRAFNVLRQYAEADAAEAWRTLLGRLAPGGLLVEGTCDEIGRRCCWVTLTEAGPSTLTLACRPADIERPSDLAERLPKSLIHRNVPGERVHALFADLDACWANAAPRSPFGPRARWVETTARLADRGWPVRDAGRGSRLGELTVDWASVAPAS from the coding sequence ATGGCGAAACGGGCGCCCCGGCTGGCGGCCGGGCGGGCTCGCACGCTGGGGCTGCCGACCAGGGGGACGACGAATCCGAACCGGCTGCGGCGGGTGGACCGGTGGATGACCGGGGCGACGGTGGTGACGCGGACGCTGCGCGCCGCCGAGGACCCGCTGGTCGTCGACCTCGGCTACGGCTCGTCGCCGGTCACCACGCTGGAGATGGCGCGACGGCTGCGCGTGGTGCGCCCGGATGTGCGGGTGCTCGGGCTGGAGATCGACCAGGAGCGCGTCGCGGCCGCGATGCCGACGGCGGCGCCGCCCGCGTTGGAGTTCGCCAGGGGCGGCTTCGAGCTGGCGGGGCGCAGGCCGGTGCTGGTGCGGGCGTTCAACGTGCTGCGCCAGTACGCCGAGGCCGACGCGGCCGAGGCGTGGCGGACGCTGCTCGGCAGGCTCGCACCCGGCGGGCTGCTCGTCGAGGGCACCTGCGACGAGATCGGCAGGCGGTGCTGCTGGGTGACGCTCACCGAGGCCGGGCCGTCGACCCTCACCCTGGCGTGTCGTCCGGCCGACATCGAGCGGCCGTCGGATCTGGCCGAGCGGCTGCCCAAGTCGTTGATCCACCGCAACGTGCCTGGTGAGCGGGTGCATGCCCTGTTCGCCGACTTGGACGCCTGCTGGGCGAACGCGGCGCCGAGGAGCCCGTTCGGTCCACGGGCGCGCTGGGTGGAGACGACGGCCCGGCTGGCCGATCGAGGTTGGCCGGTGCGGGACGCCGGACGCGGCAGCAGGCTCGGGGAGCTGACGGTCGACTGGGCGAGCGTGGCGCCTGCGTCCTGA
- the purU gene encoding formyltetrahydrofolate deformylase, giving the protein MSRAERRYVISLGCPDRTGIVATIAGFLAELGGWIVEASYHTDPDTNWFFTRQEVRVDSLELTADELRERFAPVAASLGERTEWRISDTGERQRVVILVSKAAHCLYDLLGRVAAGELDVEVCAVIGNHDGLAAVTQAHGIPFHHVRFPKAGTDETARLAAFDEIRKIVDSHDPHAVVLARFMQVLPMELCAAWAGRAINIHHSFLPSFVGARPYHQAHTRGVKLVGATCHYVTAELDAGPIIEQDVIRVDHTDSIDDMVRKGRDIEKVVLARGLRSHLEDRVLMHGNRTVVF; this is encoded by the coding sequence GTGTCGAGAGCTGAACGCCGTTACGTGATCTCCCTGGGCTGCCCGGACCGCACGGGAATCGTCGCCACGATCGCGGGCTTCCTCGCCGAGCTGGGCGGCTGGATCGTCGAGGCGTCGTACCACACCGATCCGGACACCAACTGGTTCTTCACCCGCCAAGAGGTGCGCGTCGACTCGTTGGAGCTGACGGCGGACGAGCTGCGCGAGCGGTTCGCCCCGGTCGCCGCGAGCCTCGGCGAACGCACCGAGTGGCGGATCAGCGACACCGGCGAGCGGCAGCGCGTCGTGATCCTGGTGTCGAAGGCCGCGCACTGCCTGTACGACCTGCTGGGTCGGGTGGCGGCGGGCGAGCTGGACGTCGAGGTGTGCGCCGTCATCGGCAATCACGACGGGCTCGCCGCCGTCACCCAGGCCCACGGCATCCCGTTCCACCACGTCCGGTTCCCCAAGGCGGGGACCGACGAGACCGCGCGGCTGGCGGCGTTCGACGAGATCCGCAAGATCGTCGACTCCCATGACCCGCACGCCGTGGTGCTGGCCCGTTTCATGCAGGTGCTCCCGATGGAGCTGTGCGCGGCATGGGCGGGCCGGGCGATCAACATCCACCACAGCTTCCTGCCCTCGTTCGTCGGCGCGCGGCCGTACCACCAGGCGCACACGCGTGGCGTGAAGCTGGTCGGCGCGACCTGCCACTACGTGACGGCGGAGCTGGACGCGGGCCCGATCATCGAGCAGGACGTCATCCGGGTCGATCACACCGACTCGATCGACGACATGGTCCGCAAGGGCCGGGACATCGAGAAGGTGGTGCTGGCCCGAGGCCTGCGTTCGCACTTGGAGGACCGCGTGCTCATGCACGGCAACCGCACGGTGGTCTTCTAG
- a CDS encoding UDP-N-acetylmuramate dehydrogenase: MTTPLSGSATGVAAPLADVPLADHTTLRLGGPAAGFIEARTADEVVEAVTALDASTTRVLVLGGGSNLVVSDDGFPGTVVRIATRGRSVERVAAAPDAVELVVEAGEDWDDVVADVVARGLAGLECLSGIPGRVGAVPVQNVGAYGIEVAELLTSVDLLDRRTGELRTVAAADLGLAYRTSILKGQDDAVVLRARFLLHERAESRPIRYPELARTLGVEIGDRAPIADVRRAVLGLRAGKGMVLDASDPDTWSAGSFFTNPFVARADLPTVLDVIAGEVGADVPVPRYPAGDDHVKLSAAWLIERAGFHKGHAGPSGRVALSGKHTLALTNRGGATTEELLGLAREVRDGVETAFGIELHPEPVLVGCSL, from the coding sequence GTGACCACACCGTTGTCGGGGTCCGCGACCGGCGTCGCCGCCCCGCTGGCCGACGTGCCGCTCGCCGACCACACCACGCTACGACTCGGCGGACCCGCCGCAGGCTTCATCGAGGCCCGGACGGCCGACGAGGTCGTCGAGGCCGTCACCGCCCTCGACGCGAGCACGACCCGGGTACTCGTGCTGGGCGGAGGGTCGAACCTGGTCGTGTCCGACGACGGCTTCCCCGGCACCGTGGTCCGCATCGCCACACGCGGCCGGAGCGTCGAGCGCGTCGCCGCCGCTCCCGACGCCGTGGAACTCGTCGTCGAAGCGGGGGAGGACTGGGACGACGTCGTCGCCGACGTCGTGGCGCGCGGCCTGGCCGGTCTGGAGTGCCTGTCCGGGATTCCCGGCCGGGTCGGCGCGGTGCCGGTGCAGAACGTCGGCGCCTACGGCATCGAGGTGGCCGAGCTGTTGACCTCCGTCGACCTGCTCGACCGCCGCACCGGCGAGCTGCGCACCGTCGCGGCGGCCGACCTGGGGCTGGCGTATCGGACCAGCATCCTCAAGGGACAGGACGACGCCGTCGTGCTGCGGGCTCGCTTCCTGCTGCACGAGCGCGCCGAGTCCCGGCCGATCCGCTACCCCGAACTGGCCCGCACCCTCGGCGTCGAGATCGGCGACCGCGCGCCGATCGCCGACGTCCGGCGGGCCGTGCTGGGTCTGCGGGCGGGCAAGGGGATGGTGCTCGACGCGAGTGACCCGGACACCTGGAGCGCCGGGTCCTTCTTCACCAATCCGTTCGTCGCCCGCGCCGACCTGCCCACCGTGCTCGACGTCATCGCAGGCGAGGTCGGCGCGGACGTCCCGGTGCCGAGGTATCCGGCGGGCGACGACCACGTGAAGCTGTCGGCGGCCTGGCTCATCGAGCGCGCCGGATTCCACAAGGGACACGCGGGGCCCAGCGGCCGGGTGGCGCTGTCCGGCAAGCACACGCTGGCGCTGACGAATCGGGGCGGCGCCACCACCGAAGAACTGCTCGGCCTGGCCCGTGAGGTGCGCGACGGCGTCGAGACGGCCTTCGGGATCGAACTACACCCGGAGCCGGTGCTCGTCGGCTGCTCGCTCTGA
- a CDS encoding YbaK/EbsC family protein, which yields MTFPDTFGGLELSPALEHPNLLADPVAAGLRALPEAAAARFAVAAIDPDLADTAALTEHYGLSLEVSANCVVVAGKREGERRFAACLILANTRADVNGVVKRRLDVRKASFAPQQDAVDLAGMEYGGITAVGLPAEWPLLIDSAVVAADWVIIGSGLRRSKLVVPGSVLPELPHVEVTPGLGRPTG from the coding sequence ATGACCTTCCCCGACACCTTCGGCGGGCTGGAGCTGAGCCCGGCCCTGGAGCACCCGAACCTGCTCGCCGATCCGGTCGCCGCCGGGTTGCGGGCGCTGCCCGAGGCCGCCGCCGCCCGCTTCGCCGTCGCCGCCATCGACCCGGACCTCGCCGACACGGCCGCGTTGACCGAGCACTACGGGCTGTCGCTGGAGGTCTCGGCGAACTGCGTCGTGGTCGCCGGGAAACGAGAGGGGGAGCGCCGCTTCGCCGCCTGCCTGATCCTGGCGAACACGCGAGCCGACGTGAACGGCGTCGTCAAGCGTCGGCTCGACGTCCGCAAGGCCTCCTTCGCCCCGCAGCAGGACGCCGTCGACCTCGCGGGCATGGAGTACGGCGGCATCACCGCCGTCGGGCTGCCCGCCGAGTGGCCGCTGCTGATCGACTCGGCGGTGGTGGCCGCCGACTGGGTCATCATCGGCAGCGGCCTCCGACGCAGCAAGCTCGTGGTCCCCGGCTCGGTCCTGCCCGAACTGCCGCACGTGGAGGTCACGCCCGGCCTCGGTCGTCCTACCGGCTGA